AACCACCGCTTAGAACGAAGCCGATAAACGGTTTGTAAGAAAATCATTTTCGCATTTATTTGTTGAGCTAGGCTTTTTCAAGAGTAAATAAAGAGTGGTGGATGTATGTTACTTTCTGAACTAGAAGAAAAAAAGCTGACCGATCTCTATAAGCTGGCCAAGGAATACCATATTCCGTACTACTCCCAGCTGAAGAAGAAGGAATTGATTTTCGCGATTCTTCGAGCACGTGCGGAGCGGGATGGTCTCATGTTTATGGAGGGGGTTCTCGAAATATTGCCGGAGGGATATGGCTTCCTCCGCCCCATTAACTATCTCCCTAGCTCGGAAGATATCTACATCTCCCAGTCGCAGATTCGTCGTTTTGATCTGCGTATGGGGGATGTGGTATCAGGAAAAGCAAGACCGCCGAAGGAGAATGAACGTTATTTTGGACTCCTTCAAGTAGAGGCAGTGAACGGAGAAGACCCTGAGACAGCTGCAGAGCGTCTTCATTTCCCCGCATTAACACCGTTGTATCCTCAAACCAAGCTTGTACTGGAGACAGCCCCTGCACGTGTTTCCACTCGCCTGATGGATCTTCTCTCTCCTGTTGGACTGGGTCAGCGTGGATTGATTGTGGCTCCGCCAAAAGCGGGGAAAACCATGCTGATCAAAGAGATTGCCAACAGCATTACTGAAAGCCGCCCGGATATCCACTTGTTTGTCTTGCTCATTGATGAGCGTCCGGAAGAGGTGACGGATATGCAGCGATCTGTCAAAGGAGAGGTAGTTGCCTCGACTTTTGACGAGGTGCCTGAGAATCACATCAAAGTTGCTGAGCTTGTCTTGGAGCGTGCAAAGCGGTTGGTTGAGCACAAAAAGGACGTGGTGATCCTGCTGGATTCCATTACACGTCTCGCTCGTGCTTACAACTTGGTTATTCCTCCAAGTGGTCGAACGTTGTCTGGTGGTATTGATCCGGCAGCTTTCCATCGTCCAAAGCGCTTTTTTGGTTCAGCGCGCAATATTGAAGAAGGCGGCAGCTTGACCATTTTGGCTACGGCCTTGGTTGAGACCGGCTCCCGTATGGACGATGTGATCTATGAGGAGTTCAAAGGAACCGGAAACATGGAGCTTCATTTGGATCGCAAGTTGGCGGAGCGCAGAATTTTCCCGGCGATCGATATCCGCCGTTCGGGTACGCGCCGCGAAGAGCTTCTGCTCACCAAAGAAGAGCTGGATAAGCTGTGGATGATCCGGAAGAACATGAATGAAACAAATGAGTTTGTAGACTCCTTTATTAAAAAGTTGGCAGATACAAAAACAAACGAAGATTTTTTGCAAACCCTTGAGTCTAAGCAACAGGGCAGAGGGAAAGCAGCTAGCACGACGGTGAGTTCATGATGACTCACCGTCATTTTTTTTGTGGCGTTGGCATACCGTTAGGAAGGGAGCTGGAAAAGAAGGAGGAGATGCTTCGTGGAGTATGTTCAAGTTAGCGCTCCGGTGGAGTCACGGATGGAAGCGAAAAAAGCAGTCGTGGAGCAAGCGCTATTTCAAGCGTTTAATCCCTATGCCAGTCTGGCTTCACCTGCACCAGCAACGAAAGGAAATTCAGTGGTGTACGCTGTTCGGCAAGGAGATACGCTATCCGGTATTGCCCAGCGCTACGGTCTTTCTTTAAAAAGTCTGGTAGAAACGAATAGCATTACGAATCCCCACCTGTTAAGCGTGGGCATGAAGCTGATCATCAAGCGTGATGAAGTTGGACATATGGTGAAACGGGGAGAAACACTGGATTACATAGCAAGGCGGTACGGTGTGAGCCGGGAGTCGTTAATCGAACGAAATCCGCTGCTAAAATGGCTGTCGGACAACCTGTATGTAGGACAGGTCGTGTATGTCCCTATCGCTAAAGGCAATCCGATGTTGGGCAACGATCCGGAGCAGAAGCGAAGTGCCGTTCAAGCAGCAAGTCGGCAAGTCATCACGAGGATTCGCGGCGGGCTAAGTTGGCCTGTCGGAGAAGCTACGATTACAAGCGGATTTGGAGCGCGTTGGGGAAAGTCACACAAGGGGGTGGATTTGTGGAATGAACAGGAATCAAAGACCCCGATTTTGGCAGCGAGGGCAGGAGTTGTTGTTGAGGCTGGCGCCAATCGGTCAGGGTACGGGCGGATGGTCGTGATTGATCACGGAGATGGCTTGCAAACCTTTTATGCCCATATGCGTCTCTTGCTGGTGTCACCTGGTCAAACCGTAAAAGCGGGTGAGATGTTGGGATACATGGGACAAACGGGTAACTCTACGGGCTACCATTTGCACTTTGAAGTGCGACAGGATGATGTACCGATCAATCCACTTCCCTATCTTGGCAGATAACCCTATACAATTTACATTGCTTTTTCAATGCGATACAATGGGCAAAGCAAAGAAGCGAGGCGATTTTCCCATGTATTTAGTTTATGCAGATGAAAAAGGCAATGTATACGACCACCCAGGTCTTTTTGCAGTGGCTCGTAACGGAGATATATTGACAGAAATTCTGGAAGAAGAACTGATCCCGCTCCCGGAAGGATCGACGTTGGTCAGTTTGCCAGACACCGAGCCGATCGGAATGGACCCGGACACTGGTGAAATGGTCAAGTTGGATGGCTGTACAGCAGTAGGTGCACTTGTACCACAAGGAATTACCAGACTCTTGCTGCCAGGCTACGTGAAAACGAACAAGGAAAGCAAGCTGCCTTTGTTTGGCTACTCCGCAGTCGTCTGGAAGGATAACCGTTTCTGGGTAACAGGTCGGGCGAGTGACGATATTTACAAATGGGACCCGTTGAACTTCCCGATGGATGAACTGCGCCAGCGAGTGGCAAAGACGTTGGAGACGTTTCCGCAAAACCGCATTTTGAACCATTTGTCTCACTGTGCGTTGGAGTATGAATGCTTGACGGCCTCCAATAACTTTTTCAACCGCTGGGAAGGCAGCTTGCCTGTTTCCTATACCTGTAATGCCGGTTGCTACGGCTGTATTTCCGAGCAACCAGATGACAGTGGATTCCCTTCTCCACAGACGCGGATGAATTTCAAGCCGACAGAGGACGAGCTGGTGGAAGTCATGCTGCACCACCTGAAGTCACCGGAGAGCATCATCAGCTTCGGACAGGGCTGTGAGGGTGAGCCTTCTACGATGGCTTCCATTATCGTTCCAGCGATGCGTCGTGTACGGGAAACAACAGATATGGGCTTTATCAACATCAATACGAATGCGGGCTTGACGGATCATATCAAAGGCATTGTCGATGCCGGACTTGATCTGATGCGCGTGAGTATTATCAGTGCGATTGACGAACACTATAATGCTTACTATCGCCCGCGCAACTACACATTGGAAAATGTAGCGCGTTCTGCTGAGTACGCTGCATCCAAGGGTGTGTATACGTCCATTAACTACTTGTGCTTCCCTGGCGTGTTT
The window above is part of the Brevibacillus antibioticus genome. Proteins encoded here:
- a CDS encoding peptidoglycan DD-metalloendopeptidase family protein, translating into MEYVQVSAPVESRMEAKKAVVEQALFQAFNPYASLASPAPATKGNSVVYAVRQGDTLSGIAQRYGLSLKSLVETNSITNPHLLSVGMKLIIKRDEVGHMVKRGETLDYIARRYGVSRESLIERNPLLKWLSDNLYVGQVVYVPIAKGNPMLGNDPEQKRSAVQAASRQVITRIRGGLSWPVGEATITSGFGARWGKSHKGVDLWNEQESKTPILAARAGVVVEAGANRSGYGRMVVIDHGDGLQTFYAHMRLLLVSPGQTVKAGEMLGYMGQTGNSTGYHLHFEVRQDDVPINPLPYLGR
- a CDS encoding radical SAM protein; the encoded protein is MYLVYADEKGNVYDHPGLFAVARNGDILTEILEEELIPLPEGSTLVSLPDTEPIGMDPDTGEMVKLDGCTAVGALVPQGITRLLLPGYVKTNKESKLPLFGYSAVVWKDNRFWVTGRASDDIYKWDPLNFPMDELRQRVAKTLETFPQNRILNHLSHCALEYECLTASNNFFNRWEGSLPVSYTCNAGCYGCISEQPDDSGFPSPQTRMNFKPTEDELVEVMLHHLKSPESIISFGQGCEGEPSTMASIIVPAMRRVRETTDMGFININTNAGLTDHIKGIVDAGLDLMRVSIISAIDEHYNAYYRPRNYTLENVARSAEYAASKGVYTSINYLCFPGVFDREEEMEAMIEFIRRTGIKLIQLRNLNIDPESYLAMIPKAQGEVFGMKQAIEIYQQELPDVVIGSFTHIPPDQLQRRKNMA
- the rho gene encoding transcription termination factor Rho; the protein is MLLSELEEKKLTDLYKLAKEYHIPYYSQLKKKELIFAILRARAERDGLMFMEGVLEILPEGYGFLRPINYLPSSEDIYISQSQIRRFDLRMGDVVSGKARPPKENERYFGLLQVEAVNGEDPETAAERLHFPALTPLYPQTKLVLETAPARVSTRLMDLLSPVGLGQRGLIVAPPKAGKTMLIKEIANSITESRPDIHLFVLLIDERPEEVTDMQRSVKGEVVASTFDEVPENHIKVAELVLERAKRLVEHKKDVVILLDSITRLARAYNLVIPPSGRTLSGGIDPAAFHRPKRFFGSARNIEEGGSLTILATALVETGSRMDDVIYEEFKGTGNMELHLDRKLAERRIFPAIDIRRSGTRREELLLTKEELDKLWMIRKNMNETNEFVDSFIKKLADTKTNEDFLQTLESKQQGRGKAASTTVSS